The sequence GGACTCCTTCCAGACGCGGCCCGGGCATCCTAAGCGCTGCGCCTGCGCAGGTCGAATCTCTCCCTGGGGGCGTCTACGCTCTTGCCTGCTGCGCCAGGCGGTCAAGCAGGACTTGCCGATTCGCGAAAAATTACGCAGAGTGTAAAGAGATTACGAAAACAACAGCGCCCGCGACGACGGGTGCGCAGCCTGCGAGCCAAGGTTCATGGACCTCTACACCTACTATCGCTCCACCTCCTCCTACCGGGTGCGCATCGCCCTGGCGCTGAAGGGACTGGACGCCCGGCACCTGCCGGTGAACCTGCTGCAGGGCGAGCACCGCCAGGACGCCTACCGCGCCATCAACCCGCAAGGCCGCGTGCCAGCGCTGCGCACCGACGAAGGCGAGCTGCTGGTGCAGTCCCCGGCGATCATCGAATACCTGGAAGAACGCTTCCCCGAGCCCGCCCTGCTGCCGGCCGACCCGCTGCAGCGCGTGCACCAGCGTGGCGTGGCCGCGTTGATCGGCTGCGACATTCATCCGCTGCACAACGTCGCCGTGCTCAACCGCCTGCGCGGCCTGGGCATCGACGAAGACGGCGTCAACCAGTGGATCGCCCACTGGATCGGCGAGGGCCTCGCTGCCGTGGAAGCCCTGATCGGCGACGACGGTTTCTGCTTCGGCCAACCGGGCCTGGCCGACGTCTACCTGCTGCCGCAGCTGTACGCCGCCCGCCGCTTCAATGTGGACCTCGCGGCATTCCCGCGCATACTTCGGGTAGAGCGTCTGGCGCTGGAGCATCCGGCGTTCCGCCAGGCCCACCCCGACGCCCAGGCCGACAAGCCGGCCTGAGGAGCGCACCATGCAAAGCCTCGGATTCAAAGTCACCATCGGCGACTTCCTCGCCCGCAGCGTACGCGGCGTGCCCTGCTCGCCACCGCGTCAGCCGCGTTGCTGAGACACCCCACGACTTTACGAATCCCGGACGCGCGAGTACGCGTCCACCGCGAGGAACACAACATGGCTGACCTTTTTGAAAACCCCATGGGCCTGATGGGCTTCGAGTTCATCGAATTCGCTTCCCCGACCCCCGGCGTGCTGGAACCCATCTTCGCCAGCCTCGGCTTCAGCAAGGTGGCCACCCACCGCTCGAAGGACGTGCACCTGTATCGCCAGGGCGATATCAACCTGATCCTCAACAACGAGCCCAAGAGCCTGGCCGCGTACTTCGCCGCCGAACACGGCCCCTCGGTGTGCGGCATGGCCTTCCGCGTGAAGAACGCGCACCAGGCCTACGCCCGCGCCCTGGAACTGGGCGCTCAGCCGGTGGACA is a genomic window of Pseudomonas knackmussii B13 containing:
- the maiA gene encoding maleylacetoacetate isomerase gives rise to the protein MDLYTYYRSTSSYRVRIALALKGLDARHLPVNLLQGEHRQDAYRAINPQGRVPALRTDEGELLVQSPAIIEYLEERFPEPALLPADPLQRVHQRGVAALIGCDIHPLHNVAVLNRLRGLGIDEDGVNQWIAHWIGEGLAAVEALIGDDGFCFGQPGLADVYLLPQLYAARRFNVDLAAFPRILRVERLALEHPAFRQAHPDAQADKPA